The region ATGCATTATAAATAGTCCTGCTACTGCTGGAAAAAACCCACCTGACTAATGGGTAGTGAAACTGCATAACTGATTACTGAGACCTTAGTAGACGACATCCTACTGACTTCACAGCTCTATCCAGCCACCAGCAGCCTGTCCTCCTCTATTAGGCCATCCAACCTGAAGGGATGACACGATTCATTTTGAAGCCTTGTATTTCGCTGCTGAGCAAGCCATGCGAGATAAGGATGAAGCAATGACATATTTTGAATTAATGATGGAGTTTTTCCCCTTGTGTCTCCTTGTTTGCCCAATATGAGTCTTGACTGCCATGATTGGAGCACAGATTGGACGGCAGGAGATGTTGATATCCCAACTGGAAAGAAACATTATGATCGACAATATGCGTGACGTCACGGTTGagaaggcaggacacaggcacagagtgGTAGCAAGACATTACCTTTTTAATGTAGGcttgcaaaaacaacaaaaccaaaGGCACGGCACAACCAtaaccacaacaaccacacaggAGGCATAAACAATGATCCACCCAGTGTTGTGGACAAACTACTAATAGTGGGTCTCCAGTTAGAGGCAACAATGTACAGGTGCCTGACTGTTGCCCACGTACCAGTGCGGAGATGGCTAGAGGCATCTATTTTCTGccaggtcctgactgtggcccccagaccagtgcagagatggctagaggcaTCCACACAGCCTGGACCTGACATATGAGGGGGTTGTAGATTGGAACCACAGAGAAGGAATTACATTATAGAACAAAGGACagtgacattactgtagccaGGCACAATGCTTTCGTTTGAGACAGTAACTACTACGCATCACCTGTAGAATGACGATCGGTTTTCTGTTTCCAGCTGTTATTTATATTTGCCCACATTGCATTGCTATGAACGAATGAAAATGTTACACCTTCTGATGGACTTTGTAAAGATGCGGTTGGGTAGATGAGGTGGTTGGTTAGCCCTGTATGTCTGTGGatcaaaattacatttctgaaatgcgTTAATACACTAGATTTTTGGAGAATAGCCAGAGGGGTGGAAATGGCAGAGATTGATAATAGGTAATGAATGTGTAGGGAACGTCTGAAATTCTAGGATTATCAGCATATCAAAAATACACAGTTGTTAGCTTGACTTCCAGGTGGGGTCCTATTGAAAAGTCAGTGTAGTAATTATGTTCAAGTAAGTTTTACCTTAAAACTTAAaaccattttatttgtttacttaTTAGTGTTTTGACACACTTGGAACAAAAGCCTCCAGTATACCAGAATACAACATCCCAAAAAGTTCCTAAAATGTCCTTGGGATGTTCCAGAGATCAGGGAATTAGACTGCAGAGCTTGACGTTGGGCGTGAGGCTGTATTTGGGCACAGTGTCCTCTAGGAATCGCCAACAGTGAAAAAAGTACAAGACGGGTGCATGGATATTGGGGAGAAAACACGCTACTGCACTTATCAATGACTAGAGCCATTAGACCCTGCCCTCATGGCCCTGCCCTCATGACCCTGCCCTCATGACCCTGCCCCAATGACCCTGCCCTCATGACCCTGACCTCATGACCCTGGCCTCATGACCCTGGCCTCATGACCCTGGCCTCATTACCCTGGCCTCATGACCCTGGCCTCATGACCCTGGCCTCATGACCTTGCCCCCATTTTACGGTCCTGCTGTAAAACAAGAACTTTTCACTAGGAAGAATACCTTGAAAGAAGCACAGGTCACTCGACCCTCTGCATTAATGCCTCAAGCCAACTCACAGAGGACAGACACCCTAGCTAAGTTATGGGTCTGCCTATGTACTGGGGACCGAAATATTTGGCATCATGGCAGCTTAAACAAACCCAACATTCACACCCAACATTCACATTCTGACAGCAGTCGGCTTAAGATGCACTGGCTTTTATTTTCACACAATATGCATCTGCACAATACTACAGAACCACTTGGACaagcataataaaataaaggggaAGTGAAAGACTTATAGAATGTGGGGTGAGAGACAGTTCAGTAGAAAAAGATACACACTGCCTTGTTTTGTTCAGCAAAAACATCCTTTTACTACAccctatttctctttttttcctgaCCGCGTAAACGGAGCCGcacaagaagagcgaatgtctcttactgactgagtcaGTAAGTGAGTGACtaactgacccttgttaaatagcatagtggttagagacgcaaaCCTGTAACCAATATGTCCCTCATTCCAATCTCATCACAGACAAAGTAAATTATACATAaggatttgttccagatagataaaaacttcactggctacaccttcagtagctatgttatagtaagcctaaaataaaactgtttatattgcgactatttctggggAATTTTCGAGATACTCATCCGTGCATGATTtgtggggtaatataggctagataaaaagcccttgggcagtaaaagagtaggggtttccacaattctctcgtcttttcacttcagTTGTCATCACCTACTGtatattgataattattgtatcaatgcGATTCACgagtgaaagaaaacaaatgtttttgtgccatgaaaaagtttaggctgtgttaagttcaagtaagtaagatactagtaagcctgttactggctaataagctgtttaaacggccagtggcaaaagccatacaattcaCAGATGTGGTGGagttaaacttaataagaaacgtttaacacaatgcttaatggtgtctagtgaaatattcaaacctgCTGTGATGCTACACCGACACTGGGTAAATGTATAGCACCATGATGTAGTGGCTAAAGACACAGCGACTCACGTGGGCATTTATTTCTAGATCATATGCAGACATTTTTCTCAGAAATCACGCGATCTAACCATAAGGCCTACAATTGTATAGTTTCTCATTACTCATCACATTCAATATTAACGTGAAGTTCACGCTCAACTTCTCCAATCTGAATTGACCATTCAAccgttttagttttttactgttttcccaAATAAGGGAAAATATGTGCtgacattgttgtttttttccactaTAAAAGACATGATGAGAGAACAGGacggaaaatatttttttgttagagGTTATATTATGTATTGATTGCAAACAAGACAGTCAAAAACCATGGTAAGAATgacttattttgtatttattatgtgATAATTATGTAGTTTGtgacaaaagacaaaatgtgtCACTGATGGTTTGTGGTTCTGGATAACAGTACAGCTAGAGTTTTTGAACATGTGTGTGACTATTTGAaaacacagatagacagatatGTTGCAGCCCAGTGTTGTTGTGTGAAAAGAGACAACACGAACACCAGCGGCAGCAAAATGACTAAGGACGAAAATCAGCTACAGACCAGTTATAACAATCTGActaaagagagagaccagctacagaccaGCTATAGGACACTCACTAAAGAGAAAGATCAgctacagagagaaacagaaaggctGACCAAGAAAATCAAAGGTGAATCATATGACTAAAATGATTATATTGGCTGTCATGTGTCATGTGTTTCTTCTTGACAATTCATTCAGTGGAAGTGAAACCCATCAGTGTACCTAAAGATGGAACATTAACACTTCTAGGTAGACCTTGTCAAGAAGGATGGAGGAAGTTTGAATCGAGCTGTTACTTCCTGTCAACTGCAAATGAAACCTGGGAGAAAAGCAGACAGGACTGTCTGGGGAGAGACGCAAACCTCGTGATCATAAACAGTGAAGAGGAACAggtgagacacagagacagaggtgggAGATAGAGGCTTTGTCTAATAAAACGTTTTATTCTGTGACACAACAGATATTTATTAACAGGTTAAATGGAGCAAATGAAAAAATGTGGATGGGTCTGACGGACGCACATGCTGAGGGGACCTGGAAATGGGTCAACGGCACACCATTGACAATTGCGTAAGACGTTGTATTGTCACTTACAAATCCCTTAAAGGAGTAGTAGGCTCTGAGACAGTGGACAGTTTGACTCAATATGTGGTTTCTTCTACAGGTATTGGGAGGTTGGACAGCCTAATAGCTGGAATGGAACTGACCAGGACTGTGGGGAATTTGTACACCGTTCTGTAGACCCAGGGGAGTGGAGTGATGATAACTGTTCATTTAAACAAC is a window of Esox lucius isolate fEsoLuc1 chromosome 19, fEsoLuc1.pri, whole genome shotgun sequence DNA encoding:
- the LOC109616954 gene encoding CD209 antigen-like protein A, giving the protein MLSGLMSLDFYQLQTSYRTLTKEKDQLQRETERLTKKIKGRPCQEGWRKFESSCYFLSTANETWEKSRQDCLGRDANLVIINSEEEQIFINRLNGANEKMWMGLTDAHAEGTWKWVNGTPLTIAYWEVGQPNSWNGTDQDCGEFVHRSVDPGEWSDDNCSFKQHWICEK